A genomic stretch from Achromobacter spanius includes:
- a CDS encoding TerC family protein, with amino-acid sequence MIFDWMNDPTAWLGLATLVILEIVLGIDNLVFIAILADKLPPEQRNRARMIGLSLALVMRLGLLASIAWVVTLTAPLFTVWGSEISGRDLILILGGLFLLFKGTMELHERVEGSAGHESGQKPQHAIFWQVILQIVVLDAVFSLDSVITAVGMVQELSIMMIAVVLAMAVMMVASRPLMAFVGRHPTVVILCLGLLLMIGFSLVAEGLGFHVPKGYLYAAIGFSILIELCNQLARRNRAKGTHALGRRQRTAQAVLRLLHTGRAGQPGQQADEMVALVDSAGDEPAFAPEESSMIERVLSVGGHDVRSIMVPRGDMVWLDVADSSEAVVRKFASGHSRLPLCAGDASNVLGVLHFKDVLPLLSNPGPIDLVELAREPRYVMETTPVLKVLEELRATRDHMLIVVDEHGVCEGLVTPMDVLTAVGGELPEHSEDQPEALQLSDGSWLLEGGLSVGEAARLLGKPGLVEDSPDATLAGCLLRAVGRLPDAGDTIRLHEWNFEVTRRDGLRIHQVHARPESQLGTQA; translated from the coding sequence ATGATTTTTGACTGGATGAACGACCCCACCGCCTGGCTAGGCCTGGCGACCCTGGTGATTCTTGAAATTGTTCTGGGCATCGACAACCTGGTGTTCATTGCCATTCTTGCGGACAAGCTGCCGCCCGAGCAGCGCAACCGGGCGCGGATGATCGGCCTGAGCCTGGCGCTGGTGATGCGCTTGGGCCTGCTGGCCAGTATTGCCTGGGTGGTCACGCTGACGGCGCCGCTCTTTACCGTCTGGGGCAGCGAGATATCCGGGCGCGACCTGATCCTGATCCTGGGTGGCCTGTTCCTGCTCTTCAAGGGCACGATGGAACTGCATGAGCGCGTGGAAGGCAGCGCTGGCCACGAATCCGGTCAGAAGCCGCAGCACGCAATCTTCTGGCAGGTCATCCTGCAGATCGTCGTGCTGGACGCCGTGTTTTCGCTGGACTCGGTCATTACCGCGGTCGGCATGGTGCAGGAACTCAGCATCATGATGATTGCCGTGGTGCTGGCAATGGCCGTCATGATGGTGGCCAGCCGTCCGTTGATGGCGTTCGTGGGTCGTCACCCCACCGTGGTGATCCTGTGCCTGGGCTTGCTGCTGATGATCGGTTTCAGCCTGGTTGCCGAAGGCCTGGGCTTCCACGTGCCCAAGGGTTACCTGTACGCCGCCATCGGTTTTTCGATTCTGATCGAACTGTGCAACCAGTTGGCCCGGCGTAACCGCGCCAAGGGCACGCATGCCCTGGGCCGCCGCCAGCGCACCGCGCAAGCCGTGTTGCGCCTGCTGCATACCGGCCGCGCCGGCCAACCCGGCCAGCAGGCCGACGAGATGGTGGCGCTGGTGGACAGCGCGGGCGATGAGCCCGCCTTCGCGCCCGAAGAAAGCTCCATGATCGAGCGCGTGCTTTCCGTGGGCGGGCACGATGTCCGTTCCATCATGGTGCCGCGCGGCGACATGGTCTGGCTGGATGTGGCGGATTCGTCCGAGGCCGTGGTGCGCAAGTTCGCCAGCGGCCATTCACGCTTGCCGCTCTGCGCGGGCGATGCCTCCAACGTGCTGGGCGTATTGCACTTCAAGGATGTGTTGCCGCTATTGAGCAACCCCGGCCCCATCGACCTGGTGGAGCTGGCGCGCGAACCGCGCTACGTCATGGAGACGACGCCGGTGTTGAAGGTGCTGGAAGAACTGCGCGCCACGCGCGACCACATGCTGATCGTGGTGGACGAGCACGGGGTCTGCGAAGGCCTGGTTACGCCGATGGACGTGTTGACCGCCGTGGGCGGCGAGCTGCCTGAACACAGCGAAGACCAGCCCGAAGCGTTGCAGTTGTCGGACGGTTCATGGTTGCTGGAAGGTGGTTTGTCGGTGGGCGAGGCAGCGCGCTTGCTGGGCAAGCCTGGTCTGGTCGAGGACTCCCCGGATGCCACGCTGGCGGGCTGCCTGTTGCGCGCGGTGGGCCGACTGCCCGACGCCGGCGACACGATCCGCCTGCATGAATGGAATTTCGAGGTCACGCGCCGCGACGGCCTGCGTATTCATCAAGTGCATGCCCGACCGGAAAGCCAACTGGGGACGCAAGCATAA
- a CDS encoding gluconate 2-dehydrogenase subunit 3 family protein: MDDQSSNDGAGSDQPVASRRGLLKALAVGVPGAAWAARAAGAPAAPAPAAGNPEGQAALSPSADRTLRFFNAQEAQAMDAIAARLIPADDLGPGAKEAGVTYFLDGQLAGAWGAGSQFYRQGPFEKGTPEQGYQLSFTPAEMIRRGLAALDAATRKQDGKPFAELDEARQDAWLHDLQQGKVDFSPLPSDIFFQALLDGTVEGFFSDPLYGGNIDMVGWKLVGFPGAYASFSNDIERHGVIWAGKPVSITNAVGHKMKSGDGHG; encoded by the coding sequence ATGGACGACCAATCCTCGAATGACGGTGCCGGGTCCGACCAGCCGGTCGCAAGCCGGCGTGGGCTGCTCAAGGCCCTGGCGGTGGGCGTGCCCGGCGCCGCCTGGGCCGCCCGCGCGGCAGGCGCACCCGCGGCGCCCGCCCCTGCCGCCGGCAACCCTGAAGGCCAGGCGGCCCTCTCGCCGTCCGCTGACCGCACCCTTCGGTTCTTCAACGCTCAGGAAGCCCAGGCGATGGACGCCATCGCGGCGCGCTTGATACCCGCCGACGATTTAGGCCCTGGCGCCAAAGAGGCCGGCGTCACCTATTTTCTTGATGGTCAGTTGGCAGGCGCCTGGGGCGCGGGCAGCCAGTTCTATCGACAAGGGCCGTTTGAAAAAGGCACACCCGAGCAGGGCTACCAGTTGTCATTCACGCCGGCCGAAATGATCCGACGGGGCTTGGCCGCGCTGGACGCGGCGACCCGCAAGCAAGACGGCAAACCCTTTGCGGAACTTGATGAAGCCAGGCAGGACGCCTGGCTTCATGACTTGCAACAAGGCAAAGTCGATTTTTCCCCCCTGCCGTCCGACATTTTTTTCCAGGCATTGCTGGATGGCACCGTCGAAGGCTTCTTTTCCGACCCGCTCTACGGCGGCAACATCGACATGGTGGGATGGAAGCTGGTGGGGTTTCCCGGCGCCTATGCCTCCTTTTCCAACGATATCGAACGCCACGGCGTGATCTGGGCGGGCAAGCCCGTATCCATCACCAACGCGGTAGGCCACAAGATGAAGTCGGGAGACGGACATGGCTAA
- a CDS encoding GMC family oxidoreductase: protein MAKTLPPVDVAIIGGGWTGSIIGKELAAAKQRVVVLERGQARWPSPDFQGPNVHDELKYARRHELHQDAATETFTFRNSTDQKALPMRRWQFAYPGTHLGGAGNHWSGAYYRFDPTDFRIRSHYTERYGAKIFDKELSCQDWPVSYDELEPYFDRYDYLIGASGQAGNIKGQKQEGGNPFEPWRSRPYPNPPMKVPYAPALFGEAARKLGYHPYVQPSALCTRPYVNSEGLHMSACVYCGFCSNFGCEHFAKASPQVCILPVAMKMENFEIRTGAHVLRVELTPDKKRARGVTYVDAAGEEVFQPAEIVVLCAFGINNVRLLLLSGIGKPYDPATDTGVVGRNYTHQTTSGVNLFFDESININPFMGAGAVAVTMDDFSADNFDHGPLGFVGGGYLQIQVVSGAPIGFHPTPKGTPTWGADWKKAVKRYYNHSASITITGSAQPWRGGYLSLDPTYKDAWGLPLLRITYDFPDNDIRMSAFLTDKGDEIGRAMKGIVRTEPGPRKRPFTATAYQSTHLTGGAAMGDNPDTSVVNRYGQSWDVPNVFVTGAALFPQNSGYNPTGTVGATAYWIVEKIKADYLRSPGPLV, encoded by the coding sequence ATGGCTAAAACGCTACCTCCCGTGGACGTAGCCATCATCGGCGGCGGCTGGACGGGTTCCATCATCGGCAAGGAGCTGGCTGCGGCCAAGCAACGCGTGGTGGTGCTGGAACGCGGCCAGGCGCGCTGGCCCTCGCCCGATTTCCAGGGCCCCAACGTGCATGACGAACTGAAGTACGCCCGCCGCCACGAACTGCACCAGGACGCCGCCACCGAAACGTTCACGTTCCGCAACAGTACGGACCAGAAGGCGCTGCCCATGCGCCGCTGGCAGTTTGCGTATCCGGGCACGCACCTGGGCGGCGCGGGCAACCACTGGTCGGGCGCGTACTACCGCTTCGACCCCACCGACTTCCGCATCCGCAGCCATTACACCGAGCGCTATGGCGCGAAAATTTTCGACAAGGAGCTGAGCTGCCAAGACTGGCCGGTCAGCTATGACGAGCTGGAGCCCTATTTCGACCGGTACGACTACTTGATCGGGGCCTCCGGCCAGGCCGGCAACATCAAGGGGCAAAAGCAGGAAGGTGGCAACCCCTTTGAACCCTGGCGCTCGCGGCCGTATCCGAATCCGCCCATGAAGGTGCCCTACGCGCCCGCGCTGTTCGGCGAAGCCGCGCGCAAACTGGGCTATCACCCCTACGTGCAGCCCTCGGCCCTCTGTACGCGCCCCTATGTGAATTCCGAGGGCCTGCACATGAGCGCCTGTGTGTACTGCGGGTTTTGTTCCAACTTCGGCTGTGAGCATTTCGCCAAGGCTTCGCCGCAGGTCTGCATCTTGCCAGTGGCCATGAAGATGGAGAATTTCGAGATCCGCACGGGCGCGCACGTGCTGCGCGTGGAACTGACGCCGGACAAGAAGCGCGCGCGCGGCGTGACCTATGTGGACGCGGCGGGTGAAGAGGTTTTCCAACCGGCCGAGATTGTGGTGCTGTGCGCCTTTGGCATCAACAACGTGCGCCTGCTGCTGCTTTCCGGCATCGGCAAGCCTTACGACCCCGCAACCGATACCGGTGTCGTGGGCCGCAACTACACCCACCAGACCACGTCGGGCGTGAACCTGTTTTTCGACGAGTCGATCAATATCAACCCGTTCATGGGCGCGGGCGCGGTCGCCGTGACCATGGACGATTTCAGTGCCGACAATTTCGACCACGGGCCGCTGGGCTTCGTGGGCGGCGGCTATTTGCAGATCCAGGTGGTCAGCGGCGCGCCCATCGGCTTTCACCCCACGCCCAAAGGCACCCCCACCTGGGGCGCCGACTGGAAAAAGGCCGTCAAGCGTTACTACAACCATTCGGCTTCCATCACCATCACCGGGTCCGCCCAACCCTGGCGCGGCGGCTACCTGAGCCTGGACCCCACCTACAAGGACGCCTGGGGCCTGCCGCTGCTGCGCATCACCTACGACTTTCCGGACAACGACATCCGCATGTCGGCGTTTCTTACCGACAAGGGCGACGAGATCGGCCGCGCCATGAAGGGCATCGTGCGCACCGAGCCCGGCCCACGCAAACGGCCATTTACCGCTACGGCCTACCAGTCCACCCACCTGACCGGCGGCGCGGCCATGGGTGACAACCCCGACACCAGCGTCGTCAATCGTTACGGGCAAAGCTGGGACGTGCCGAATGTGTTCGTGACCGGCGCGGCCTTATTCCCGCAGAACTCGGGCTACAACCCGACAGGCACCGTGGGCGCCACCGCCTACTGGATCGTCGAAAAAATCAAGGCGGACTATCTGCGTTCGCCGGGACCGCTGGTGTGA
- a CDS encoding c-type cytochrome, translating to MIEHRKGISVAILLIMAPPLVTLIATAHQMIGTGGDGLIRARAVTASAPPATPSPATPGTPAAPATPATPAAPGPAAAPQAAAPPSAPTASAPPKPATPVPGRSAQDFSASRPEWEKFLRDADPQAGKQLAANGKPAAGVQACVACHGQAGITPTGGIFPNLAGLSSEYLAKQLADFRSGSRVQPLMNTVARALTEQEIGQLAAYYGSLAGPPMHVGEFGGEAARKLDVEGDGTRALPACANCHGLRGMGEGPLLPRLAGQSREYFIDQMNAFRSGSRQNDDVGVMRAFAQRLTAGEIEALAAYYAGPAPKPQ from the coding sequence ATGATCGAACATCGCAAAGGCATATCCGTCGCCATCCTGCTGATCATGGCGCCGCCCTTGGTCACGTTGATCGCCACGGCGCACCAGATGATCGGCACGGGTGGCGATGGCCTGATCCGCGCCAGGGCCGTCACCGCATCGGCGCCGCCCGCGACACCGTCACCCGCCACGCCTGGCACGCCCGCTGCGCCCGCCACGCCTGCCACGCCTGCGGCGCCTGGCCCGGCGGCAGCCCCCCAGGCGGCGGCGCCACCATCCGCGCCGACAGCGTCCGCGCCACCCAAGCCCGCCACACCCGTGCCCGGCCGCAGCGCGCAAGATTTCAGCGCGTCGCGCCCCGAATGGGAGAAATTCCTGCGCGATGCCGACCCGCAAGCCGGCAAGCAGCTTGCCGCCAACGGCAAGCCCGCGGCGGGCGTGCAGGCTTGTGTGGCCTGTCATGGGCAAGCCGGCATCACGCCCACTGGCGGCATCTTCCCGAACCTGGCGGGCCTGAGCAGCGAATACCTGGCCAAGCAACTGGCCGACTTCCGCAGTGGCTCGCGGGTTCAACCGCTGATGAATACGGTGGCGCGCGCACTGACCGAGCAGGAAATCGGGCAGCTTGCGGCCTACTACGGCAGCCTGGCCGGCCCACCAATGCATGTGGGCGAATTCGGCGGCGAAGCGGCGCGCAAGCTGGATGTAGAAGGCGACGGCACGCGTGCCCTGCCCGCTTGCGCCAATTGCCATGGCCTGCGTGGCATGGGTGAAGGCCCGTTGCTGCCGCGCCTGGCCGGGCAGTCCCGGGAATACTTCATCGACCAGATGAACGCCTTTCGCAGCGGCTCGCGGCAGAACGATGATGTCGGCGTCATGCGCGCGTTTGCGCAGCGCCTGACCGCTGGCGAGATCGAAGCCTTGGCGGCCTACTACGCGGGGCCCGCGCCCAAGCCGCAATAA
- a CDS encoding DUF748 domain-containing protein translates to MNSPAPAPRQRSALGTTLAVLLMLLALAAILAFAGVRIVEQRISSLLGPRSQVGDVQVGFRQVVLTDVLVPGAAGQAEARAKRVVLEPKWSGFLRHEAVFHTVVIQGFDFAVVRTDDGDMQIAPALKTAMQAGEGRTRGRMPIEIAELVLRDGRLDFVDAAVAAPAHRIPFKNVRARLSPVVIPGDGARSNIEFAGDVEDNRNGESTVRAQGWVAIGGTDSEMKIAVRNMDVRHAAPYLAENGTGTLTGGAMDLDMTTAIAKRDLRASGVVALRDLKFSGDGSVFSLPRKAVLAAMKDKTGALRFEFALRGSLDNPKFSVTRGFTAQVAQGFGRAIGVGAEGAAEGVSGAVKELGDALSDLLSPSPGK, encoded by the coding sequence ATGAACTCGCCTGCCCCCGCACCGCGCCAGCGCTCCGCCCTGGGTACCACCCTGGCGGTGCTGTTGATGCTGCTTGCGCTGGCGGCGATTCTTGCATTTGCTGGCGTTCGCATCGTCGAACAACGTATTTCTAGCTTGTTGGGGCCGCGCAGCCAGGTGGGCGATGTTCAGGTTGGATTCCGGCAGGTGGTATTGACCGACGTGTTGGTGCCGGGCGCCGCGGGCCAAGCCGAAGCGCGTGCCAAGCGGGTCGTCCTTGAACCCAAGTGGAGCGGTTTCCTGCGGCACGAGGCGGTGTTCCATACCGTCGTCATCCAGGGCTTCGACTTTGCCGTGGTGCGCACCGACGACGGCGATATGCAGATTGCTCCGGCGTTGAAGACGGCGATGCAAGCGGGCGAGGGCCGAACGCGCGGCCGCATGCCAATTGAAATCGCCGAGCTGGTGCTGCGCGACGGACGCCTGGATTTCGTGGATGCCGCCGTGGCCGCGCCGGCGCACCGTATTCCTTTCAAGAACGTGCGGGCGCGATTGAGTCCCGTGGTCATACCCGGCGACGGCGCGCGCAGCAATATCGAATTCGCCGGCGATGTGGAAGACAACCGCAACGGCGAGTCAACCGTACGCGCTCAAGGCTGGGTAGCCATAGGCGGTACCGATTCAGAAATGAAAATCGCGGTGCGCAATATGGATGTCCGCCACGCGGCGCCATACCTGGCGGAAAACGGCACCGGCACGCTGACGGGCGGCGCGATGGACCTGGACATGACCACCGCCATCGCCAAGCGTGACCTGCGCGCCTCGGGCGTCGTGGCGTTGCGTGACCTGAAGTTCAGCGGTGACGGTTCGGTGTTTTCGCTGCCCCGCAAGGCGGTGCTGGCCGCCATGAAGGACAAGACCGGCGCGCTGCGGTTCGAATTCGCCTTGCGCGGCAGTCTGGACAACCCCAAATTCTCGGTCACCCGGGGTTTCACCGCACAAGTGGCGCAGGGCTTCGGACGCGCCATCGGCGTGGGCGCGGAGGGCGCCGCCGAGGGCGTGAGCGGCGCCGTCAAGGAACTGGGCGACGCATTGTCGGACCTGCTCAGCCCCAGCCCCGGCAAGTGA
- a CDS encoding EAL domain-containing protein — MTPNHEASTGPVVSDDEIAAMIAGKDGLRVLLQPQMDLLTGKIVSAEALARWQHPRLGLVMPAEFIPAVNRMGMDKQLFERVCLRVIDVLLTMRRMGVAVPIAINAPATTLADDRSVAFLLDRIRAAELPASLVRVELTEDQPIKDLDVLRASLMKLEDAGCEVSLDDFGTGHASLKLLSAIPLSEVKIDQYFVTRMRRSAVAFEVLRSAAELATRMGWRVVAEGVENVADIPALRAAGCRYGQGFALGRPMTLDELMLRLRTQRDGGAPLAASASYASSWIEAFDGADAEPGPPVRVTTQ; from the coding sequence ATGACGCCGAATCACGAGGCTTCCACAGGCCCGGTGGTCAGCGATGATGAAATCGCCGCCATGATTGCAGGAAAAGATGGGCTGCGTGTGTTGTTGCAGCCCCAGATGGATTTGCTGACCGGAAAGATCGTGTCGGCCGAGGCGCTGGCACGCTGGCAGCATCCGCGCCTTGGGCTGGTCATGCCGGCCGAGTTCATTCCCGCCGTCAATCGCATGGGCATGGACAAGCAACTGTTCGAGCGCGTTTGCCTGCGCGTAATTGATGTGCTGCTGACCATGCGCCGGATGGGCGTCGCGGTGCCCATCGCGATCAACGCGCCGGCCACGACGCTTGCCGATGACCGCTCGGTCGCCTTCCTGCTTGACCGTATCCGCGCGGCCGAGCTGCCGGCGTCGCTGGTGCGTGTCGAGCTAACTGAAGACCAGCCCATCAAGGACCTTGATGTTCTGCGCGCGTCGCTCATGAAGCTAGAGGACGCCGGCTGCGAAGTCAGCCTGGACGATTTCGGCACGGGCCATGCCTCATTGAAGCTGCTGTCGGCCATTCCGCTTTCAGAAGTCAAGATCGACCAGTACTTTGTGACGCGCATGCGGCGTAGCGCGGTGGCGTTCGAAGTGCTGCGCAGCGCCGCCGAGTTGGCAACGCGCATGGGGTGGCGCGTGGTAGCCGAAGGGGTCGAGAACGTGGCCGACATCCCCGCCTTGCGGGCTGCGGGTTGCCGCTACGGCCAAGGTTTTGCGCTGGGCCGACCCATGACGCTGGACGAACTGATGCTGCGGCTGCGTACGCAACGCGACGGCGGGGCGCCGCTGGCCGCCTCCGCCAGCTATGCGTCGTCCTGGATCGAGGCGTTTGACGGGGCTGACGCTGAACCCGGCCCGCCCGTGCGCGTGACCACGCAGTAA
- a CDS encoding FUSC family protein encodes MTKLLSLWRASLRNVLWLDALQAAAISAAPVILAVLAHEPRLGWTAIAAFWACFGDPGGPLRQRAGSMLALGLIGALFCFLASASADHLWLLLPLTFACCTFGGLLRVLGPAAAIVGTLLSAGFVVAAELPAPTLAESLSYTLFFLAGAVWAMLMTALVWRRRPWKDATHAVAHCYRGLADFADALARMYSGLTVSGVTPAGGPQAWTAVTKPQRSAQRAALEAARVRIREVQDTRPSRRARAHQLMYLLDSAEDSFIALVAAADLLESNAPRWLGRSAGAHLSHALHRYASVCNAIASTSDVSDAKQAQCLRERLAHFSAGLHDLRGGAMAYAPDLATVVPVLDRMLQTAQSVMQALFDQGDAPTAPIQAPSLASRARQAGRTLRQNLGVESDAFRHALRVGVGATIAVALSKTFAVNHGYWMSLTLVFILQPYFATTWQRTLERVIGSVAGAIGASLLGLLLTTPLSVALAVLPIALGTFAARTIHYALFTFFLTSQFVLVSHIQQPEIHEPMLAALRAFNSVLGGILALLVGFLVWPEKEPRQLADALTRALARHAAYVLALIRLKSHAKADTAAVDIVGLRRLACLSADNAEASLQRLQQNPVHRDRKVDTAVNLLNAMRRITAAGTVLEIQAPLPPEASTAATALQAYGLVLAHALHPQDNAPAASPRQFAVPAAVLSADPALAGPLDRIAQQARQVRQLRDRVEKEAPR; translated from the coding sequence GTGACAAAACTGCTATCCCTCTGGCGCGCCTCGCTGCGCAACGTGCTGTGGCTGGATGCCCTGCAAGCCGCCGCCATCAGCGCGGCGCCCGTCATCCTGGCCGTGCTTGCGCATGAGCCCCGCCTGGGCTGGACCGCCATCGCCGCCTTCTGGGCCTGCTTCGGCGACCCCGGCGGGCCGCTACGCCAACGCGCCGGCTCCATGCTGGCGCTGGGACTGATCGGCGCCCTCTTCTGTTTCCTGGCCAGCGCCAGCGCCGACCACCTTTGGCTGCTGCTGCCGCTGACGTTCGCCTGCTGCACTTTCGGCGGGCTGCTGCGGGTACTGGGGCCCGCCGCGGCCATTGTCGGCACGCTGCTGTCGGCGGGTTTCGTGGTGGCGGCGGAACTGCCCGCGCCGACGCTGGCCGAAAGCCTGTCCTACACCCTGTTCTTCCTGGCCGGCGCGGTCTGGGCCATGTTGATGACAGCGCTGGTCTGGCGCAGGCGCCCCTGGAAAGACGCGACGCACGCCGTGGCGCACTGCTATCGCGGCCTGGCGGACTTTGCCGATGCCTTGGCGCGCATGTATTCAGGCCTGACGGTGTCGGGCGTGACCCCTGCCGGCGGGCCGCAAGCCTGGACGGCCGTTACCAAACCGCAGCGCAGCGCACAGCGGGCGGCGCTGGAAGCCGCCCGCGTGCGCATCCGTGAAGTGCAGGACACCCGACCGTCGCGCCGCGCACGGGCGCATCAATTGATGTATCTGCTGGACAGCGCCGAAGACAGTTTCATTGCGCTGGTCGCCGCGGCCGACCTGCTGGAATCCAACGCGCCGCGCTGGCTGGGCCGCAGCGCGGGCGCGCATCTGTCGCACGCACTGCACCGCTACGCGAGCGTCTGCAACGCCATCGCCAGCACGTCGGACGTCAGTGACGCCAAGCAGGCGCAATGCCTGCGGGAACGGCTGGCGCACTTCAGCGCGGGCCTGCACGACCTGCGCGGCGGCGCCATGGCCTATGCGCCTGATCTGGCCACGGTGGTGCCGGTGCTGGACCGCATGCTGCAGACGGCCCAATCCGTCATGCAGGCCCTGTTCGACCAAGGCGACGCGCCAACAGCGCCGATTCAGGCCCCAAGCCTGGCAAGCCGCGCCCGCCAGGCCGGACGCACCCTGCGCCAGAACCTGGGCGTGGAATCGGATGCCTTCCGCCATGCCTTGCGCGTGGGCGTGGGCGCGACGATCGCCGTGGCGCTGTCCAAAACCTTCGCCGTGAACCACGGCTATTGGATGTCGCTGACCCTGGTGTTCATTCTGCAGCCTTACTTCGCCACCACCTGGCAGCGCACCTTGGAACGGGTGATCGGCAGCGTGGCGGGCGCCATTGGCGCGTCATTGCTGGGCTTGTTGCTCACCACACCGCTGTCCGTGGCCCTGGCGGTGCTGCCCATCGCGCTGGGCACCTTCGCCGCCCGCACCATCCATTACGCCCTGTTCACCTTCTTCCTGACCTCGCAGTTCGTCCTGGTCAGCCACATCCAGCAACCCGAAATCCATGAACCCATGCTGGCCGCGTTGCGCGCCTTCAACAGCGTGCTGGGTGGCATCCTGGCCTTGCTGGTCGGGTTTCTGGTGTGGCCTGAAAAAGAGCCGCGCCAATTGGCCGACGCCTTGACTCGCGCCCTGGCGCGGCATGCCGCCTACGTCCTGGCGCTGATCCGGCTGAAAAGCCATGCCAAGGCGGATACCGCCGCCGTCGACATTGTTGGCCTGCGCCGCCTGGCCTGCCTGTCGGCCGACAATGCCGAAGCGTCCTTGCAGCGGCTGCAACAAAACCCGGTGCATCGTGACCGCAAGGTCGACACCGCCGTGAACCTCTTGAACGCGATGCGGCGCATTACCGCCGCCGGCACCGTCCTGGAAATCCAGGCGCCCTTGCCGCCCGAGGCCTCAACGGCAGCCACGGCGCTGCAAGCGTACGGGCTGGTCCTGGCGCACGCCTTGCACCCGCAGGACAACGCACCCGCTGCGTCCCCGCGCCAATTCGCGGTACCGGCCGCGGTATTGTCGGCCGACCCCGCGCTGGCCGGTCCGCTGGACCGCATCGCCCAGCAGGCACGCCAGGTGCGGCAATTACGCGACCGCGTGGAGAAGGAAGCGCCGCGTTAG
- a CDS encoding universal stress protein: MYRRISVHLDHGFDCKRRTALALALARQHQADLVGIYASAAPPQYYYGESVLMSRTLEVMKGLQAQNRDAVQNAFLEAAAAADVPAVVRAGDAAPSATVALHARSSDLVIVSQFNRDDVEAAHETEFVEQMLLTAGRPVLVLPSSGDFSGVGNRVLYCWDGSREAARALADAAPALHLASHLVVLTMDEGASVDKQEGVPFEDLATYCVAHGMPAPEHVHRAIKGVGVGSTILNAVADHSADLIVMGAYGHSKFREWAMGGATASILKSMTVPIMFSH, from the coding sequence ATGTACCGACGCATTTCCGTCCACCTGGACCACGGATTCGATTGCAAACGCCGCACCGCATTGGCGCTGGCGCTTGCCAGACAGCATCAGGCGGATCTGGTCGGCATTTATGCCAGCGCCGCCCCGCCCCAGTATTACTACGGCGAATCCGTGCTGATGTCGCGCACCCTGGAAGTCATGAAGGGATTGCAGGCGCAGAACCGGGACGCCGTACAAAACGCCTTCCTGGAGGCCGCCGCCGCTGCCGATGTGCCCGCCGTGGTGCGCGCGGGCGACGCCGCGCCGAGCGCCACCGTTGCGCTGCACGCGCGCAGCAGCGATCTGGTCATCGTCAGCCAGTTCAACCGCGACGACGTCGAAGCCGCGCACGAAACCGAGTTCGTGGAACAGATGCTGCTGACCGCCGGCCGGCCCGTGCTGGTGCTGCCGTCAAGCGGTGATTTTTCCGGGGTCGGCAACCGGGTGCTCTATTGCTGGGACGGCAGCCGGGAAGCTGCCCGCGCACTGGCCGACGCCGCGCCCGCCCTGCACCTGGCCTCGCATCTGGTGGTGCTGACCATGGACGAAGGCGCCAGCGTTGACAAGCAAGAAGGCGTGCCCTTTGAAGACCTGGCCACCTACTGCGTGGCGCACGGCATGCCGGCGCCAGAGCATGTGCACCGCGCCATCAAGGGAGTGGGCGTGGGCAGCACCATCCTGAACGCCGTCGCCGACCACAGCGCCGATTTGATCGTGATGGGCGCTTACGGTCACAGCAAGTTCCGCGAATGGGCCATGGGCGGGGCCACCGCGTCCATTCTGAAAAGCATGACCGTGCCGATCATGTTCTCGCACTGA